One stretch of Erythrolamprus reginae isolate rEryReg1 chromosome 7, rEryReg1.hap1, whole genome shotgun sequence DNA includes these proteins:
- the LOC139170051 gene encoding programmed cell death protein 4-like has translation MSASALPASSRGLLRGERGPFPPVPDVAGVEEAEAALGEEALAGPEGEEGPPWSLQEKALHEARLKAKGKRRVRRTSSRDGPREAPPEKGETEPEPGSPKGRGHDRKSRMGKGRGLPKKGGAGGKGVWGAPGLVYSYQEPDARDPNYDEAAQGKTVYATVVPELEEGELQKTVQPMVLEYFEHGDSLEVVELLRNLNLGGHRATVSSLAVVLSLEGKASHRELTSRLLSDLVGKVLSAEDIAAAFDGMLHDLPDLILDTPEAPQMLGQFIARAVADHALPLDFLERYKGRVDCEQARAALDRAAVLLRIKRDVNRLDNVWGVGGGQRPVKHLIKEMNLLLREYLLSGEVSEAERCLRQLEVPHFHHELVYEAVVMVMESSGDTAVAMMVKLLKVLWQTGLVTLDQMNRGFQRVYDELGDISLDVPLAHSVLERMVELCFEEGVITRQLREACPARGRKRFVSEGDGGQIKQ, from the exons ATGTCGGCCTCGGCCCTCCCGGCCAGCTCCAGGGGGCTCCTGCGGGGCGAACGCGGCCCCTTCCCGCCG GTCCCGGACGTGGCGGGCGTcgaggaggcggaggcggcgctgGGGGAGGAGGCGCTGGCGGGGCCGGAGGGCGAGGAGGGGCCTCCGTGGAGCCTGCAGGAGAAGGCGCTGCACGAGGCCCGGCTGAAGGCCAAGGGGAAGCGGCGGGTGCGACGGACCTCCTCCCGCGACGGCCCCCGGGAAGCCCCGCCCGAGAAGGGGGAGACCGAGCCGGAGCCCGGCAGCCCCAAGGGCCGCGGCCACGACCGCAAGTCCCGCATGGGCAAGGGCCGCGGGCTGCCCAAGAAAG GCGGGGCCGGGGGCAAAGGCGTCTGGGGCGCCCCGGGACTCGTCTACAGCTACCAGGAGCCGGACGCCCGGGACCCCAACTACGACGAGGCGGCCCAG GGAAAGACGGTCTATGCCACGGTGGTGCCTGAGCTGGAGGAGGGGGAGCTGCAGAAAACGGTGCAGCCGATGGTGCTGGAGTATTTTGAGCACGGAGACTCCCTGGAAGTGGTG GAGCTCCTTCGGAACCTGAACCTGGGGGGCCACAGGGCCACGGTGTCCTCGCTGGCCGTAGTCCTCTCCCTGGAAGGGAAGGCCAGCCACCGCGAACTCACCTCCCGCCTGCTCTCGGACCTGGTGGGGAAGGTGCTGAGCGCCGAGGACATCGCGGCCGCCTTCGACGGGATGCTGCACGATCTGCCCGACCTCATTCTGGACACACCCGAGGCGCCGCAG ATGCTGGGTCAGTTCATTGCCCGGGCTGTGGCCGACCACGCGCTCCCTCTTGACTTCCTCGAGCGCTACAAGGGCCGGGTGGACTGCGAGCAGGCGAG GGCTGCCCTCGATCGTGCGGCCGTCCTCCTGCGCATCAAGCGAGACGTCAATCGGCTGGACAATGTGTGGGGCGTGGGGGGTGGCCAGAGGCCGGTCAAGCATCTGATCAAGGAG atgaaCCTCCTGCTGCGGGAGTACCTGCTGTCCGGGGAGGTTTCGGAGGCCGAGCGCTGCCTGCGCCAGCTGGAGGTGCCCCACTTCCACCACGAGCTGGTCTACGAG gcggtggtgatggtgatggagTCTTCGGGGGACACGGCCGTTGCCATGATGGTGAAGCTGCTAAAGGTGTTGTGGCAGACGGGCCTGGTGACCCTGGATCAAATGAACCGG GGCTTCCAGCGGGTCTACGATGAGCTCGGAGACATCAGCCTGGACGTTCCCCTGGCCCACAGCGTCCTAGAGCGGATGGTGGAGCTCTGCTTCGAGGAGGGGGTCATCACCCGGCAGCTGAGGGAGGCCTGCCCTGCCCG gggCCGGAAGCGGTTTGTCAGTGAAGGAGACGGCGGCCAAATCAAGCAATAA
- the MOGS gene encoding mannosyl-oligosaccharide glucosidase produces the protein MAREGQRRRGRAGAEGGRAPERGPRGGGRRERGAEAGGGRAALVLSAALLLLLVAALGLYARWGPVARLVAPHAAPRALPLGSTGPDAAPARFWGSYRPHVYLGMKTRSPRSPVAGLMWLQQLEGEARLRHTCEQSDGLPGYGWLLHDGARFGVQEIRDAGFTLRTEMVKRPGGRHGGDWSWRVTVRPGRTGAGPPFVSLLFYAATDGQGTLQPVMEESGRLGSLRGQTEELGNFTLTFRPPTTEAGAPLYAKYNHLQAAAEGLHRLTDVVKSSLSPRFSYAPPGLPKRRYFGLDAYRGPAGDGELHSQLLVHQVTVGVPCRVEVAFESGSVPDRPDRLLAETLTRELDRHVAAFERRFEETFGLSRKGFSGQEQQFARALLSNMLGGMGYFYGRSLVQSPHTEGPQPYPAGPLFTAVPSRSFFPRGFLWDEGFHQLLLARWDPALSQEVMAHWFDLMNVEGWIPREQILGDEALAKVPPEFVVQHSQAGNPPTFFLVLQQLLKQGAVEHGYLHRLYPRLQSWYAWYNRTQAGPLPYTFRWRGRDQDTQLFLNPKTLTSGLDDYPRASHPSEDERHLDLRCWMAMASTVMSEVATRVGEVASNYGHMAERLTDNELLERHHWSEAMGAFADFGNHTQAVALERERLRPPPPGQPWPIPRLVRVVRQAPRLQFVGGALGYVSLFPLLLQLLRPDARQLGSLLVDMRSEEKLWTPFGLRSLSRSSPFYLKRNTEHDPPYWRGAVWVNMNYLAVRALHHYSRAEGPYREEAAKLYQELRTNVVGNVLRQYLDSGYVWEQYDDSTGRGQGCYPFTGWSALAVLMMAEEY, from the exons ATGGCGCGCGAGGGGCAGCGGCGGCGGGGGCGGGCGGGGgcggagggcgggcgggcgcCGGAGCGGGGTCCGCGCGGGGGCGGGCGGCGGGAGCGGGGGGCggaggcgggcggggggcgggcggcgctggTGCTGTCGGCGGCGCTGCTGCTTCTGCTGGTGGCCGCGTTGGGCCTTTACGCCCGGTGGGGCCCCGTCGCCCGCCTGGTTGCCCCGCACGCCGCGCCCCGCGCCCTCCCGCTGGGCAGCACCGGCCCCGACGCCGCGCCGGCCCGCTTCTGGGGCTCCTACCGGCCCCACGTCTACCTGGGCATGAAGACGCGCAGCCCGCGCTCCCCGGTGGccg GGCTGATGTGGCTGCAGCAGCTGGAGGGGGAGGCGCGGCTGCGGCACACCTGCGAGCAGAGCGACGGCCTCCCCGGCTACGGCTGGCTGCTTCACGACGGCGCCCGCTTCGGCGTGCAGGAGATCCGCGACGCGGGCTTCACCCTGCGGACGGAGATGGTGAAGCGCCCCGGCGGGCGGCACGGCGGAGACTGGAGCTGGCGGGTGACGGTCCGCCCGGGC AGGACTGGGGCCGGGCCCCCCTTCGTTTCCCTCCTCTTCTACGCGGCCACCGACGGGCAAGGAACGCTGCAGCCTGTGATGGAGGAGTCGGGCCGGCTGGGCTCCCTGAGAGGGCAGACGGAGGAACTGGGGAACTTCACGCTGACCTTCAGGCCACCCACCACGGAGGCCGGAGCCCCACTTTACGCCAA GTACAACCACCTGCAGGCTGCGGCAGAAGGGCTCCATCGCCTGACAGACGTGGTGAAATCGAGCCTGAGCCCGCGGTTCTCCTACGCTCCGCCAGGGCTGCCCAAGCGCCGCTACTTCGGCCTGGATGCCTACCGCGGACCAGCGGGGGACGGAGAGTTGCACAGTCAGCTCCTAGTTCACCAGGTGACGGTGGGTGTGCCCTGCCGCGTGGAAGTGGCCTTTGAGTCGGGCAGTGTGCCTGACCGCCCAGACCGGCTCCTGGCAGAGACGCTGACGCGAGAGCTGGACCGCCACGTGGCCGCCTTCGAGCGGCGCTTTGAGGAGACGTTCGGCCTCTCCCGCAAGGGCTTCTCTGGGCAGGAGCAGCAGTTCGCCCGGGCTCTCCTCAGCAACATGCTGGGCGGGATGGGCTACTTCTACGGGCGCTCGCTGGTGCAGTCCCCCCACACGGAGGGCCCCCAGCCGTACCCTGCGGGGCCTCTGTTCACGGCGGTGCCCTCCCGCTCCTTCTTCCCGCGGGGCTTCCTCTGGGACGAAGGCTTCCACCAGCTGCTGCTCGCCCGCTGGGACCCGGCCCTGAGCCAGGAGGTGATGGCGCACTGGTTCGACCTCATGAACGTCGAGGGGTGGATTCCGCGCGAGCAGATCCTGGGGGACGAAGCCCTGGCCAAGGTGCCCCCGGAGTTTGTGGTGCAGCACAGCCAGGCGGGCAACCCCCCCACCTTCTTCCTGGTGCTGCAGCAGCTGCTCAAGCAAGGGGCTGTGGAGCATGGGTACCTCCACCGCCTTTACCCTCGCCTGCAAAGCTGGTATGCCTGGTACAACCGCACGCAGGCAGGACCCCTGCCCTACACCTTCCGGTGGCGTGGCCGCGACCAGGACACTCAGCTTTTCCTGAACCCTAAAACCCTGACCTCTGGCCTGGACGACTACCCTAGAGCCTCCCACCCTTCGGAGGATGAGCGTCACCTGGATCTGCGCTGCTGGATGGCCATGGCCTCCACTGTGATGAGCGAGGTGGCCACGCGGGTGGGAGAAGTGGCGAGCAATTACGGGCACATGGCTGAACGGCTAACGGACAACGAACTGCTGGAGCGGCACCACTGGTCGGAGGCGATGGGAGCTTTTGCAGACTTTGGCAACCACACCCAGGCTGTGGCCCTGGAGCGtgagcgcctccggccccctcctCCTGGCCAGCCCTGGCCCATTCCCAGGCTGGTCCGAGTGGTCCGCCAGGCGCCCCGGTTGCAGTTTGTGGGGGGGGCCCTTGGCTACGTGAGcctcttccccctgctgctgcagctCCTGCGCCCCGATGCCCGGCAGCTGGGCAGCCTCCTGGTGGACATGAGGAGCGAGGAGAAGCTGTGGACGCCCTTCGGCCTGCGCTCCCTGTCGCGCAGCAGCCCCTTCTACCTCAAGCGCAACACGGAGCACGACCCCCCGTACTGGAGGGGGGCCGTCTGGGTCAACATGAACTATCTGGCCGTGCGGGCCCTGCACCACTACAGCCGGGCCGAGGGGCCCTACCGGGAGGAGGCAGCCAAGCTGTACCAGGAGCTGCGCACAAACGTCGTTGGCAACGTCCTCCGGCAGTACCTGGACTCGGGCTACGTCTGGGAGCAGTACGACGACAGCACCGGCCGGGGCCAAGGCTGCTACCCCTTCACAGGCTGGTCGGCCCTGGCGGTGCTGATGATGGCTGAAGAATACTGA